A window of Elusimicrobiota bacterium genomic DNA:
GCCCCTGCAGGCCGACCCGACGGTGCAGTACGCGCTCAACCTGGGGTACTGGAAGAAGGGCCTCACCCGCTCCGACCTGCAGACGCCGTCCGCGTACAACACCTACATCCGCCGCGGCCTGCCTCCCGGGCCCATCTGCTCGCCGGGCCTCGAGTCGTTCAGGGGCGTCCTCAACCCCGCCAAGACCTCCGCCCTGTACTTCGTCGCCGACACCACGGGCGGCCACCTGTTCTCCGAGACCAACGAGGAGCACTCCAAGGCGCGCATGCTCTATAAGAAGGAGCTCCGCAAGATCAAGGAGAAGCTCAAGCGCGAGGCGGCGGGCAAATAAAAAAAGGCCCCCGCGCGGGGGCCTTCAAATCTGGTGGACGTGACAGGGATTGAACCTGCGACCTCATCCTTGCGAAGGATGCGCTCTCCCAGCTGAGCTACACGCCCGACGCGCATATTATGCCAGAAACCGGGGGCTTCGTCCAGCGCGGAGGCGCCTACTCCTCGAGACGATGCAAATTCGCTAGTATCGCCCGGTGCCGAACCTGACGAAGCGTCTCCGCGGCCTAATCCCCCTCATCGCGCTGCTCGCCGCCGTCGGTGGCCTGGCCTTGGCTTCCCGCTCGACCGAGGTCATGCAGGGCGTGGAGCTGAAGACCCTCGACTGGCGCGCGCGCCGCTTCGCCGACCCTTCGCGGAGCGACCCCGCCATCGTCCACGTCACGATCGACCAGGCGAGCCTCGACTATTTCGAGAAGGACCACAACGCCTGGCCCTGGCCGCGCGACATCTACGTCCCGGCGCTGTCCTTCCTGAAGGACGCGGGCGCGCGCGCCGTCGTCTTCGACGTGCTCTTCACGAACGCCGGCGAGGTCAGCCTCGACGCGGCGCTGGGCGCGGCCGTGAAGGACGCGGGCGTCGTCGTCCTCGCCATGGAGACCGACGCCAAGGCCGATCCGCGCCGGCCCGAGGCCGCCCCGGCGCGGTTCGCCGCGGCGGCCGGGCCCGCGCTCGCCGCCGGGGCGGCCAAGCGCGCGTCGGTCCGCCTGCCCATCGCCCCGCTCCTGTCCGGCGCGCGCGCGCTCGGCGACACGAAGGCGGAGGCCGACCTCGACGGGGTCTTCCGCGGCGTCCCGGTCCTCGTCTCGCTCGGCGGCCGGCTCTACCCGACCTTGCCCGCGGCCGCGGCGATGCTCGCGACGGGCAAGACGCTCGACGAGCTCGCCCCGCGGCTCACGGACGGACGCCTGCTCGTGCGCTTCCACGGCAAGGGGCTGACGGCGAAGACCTCGCCGCTGAAGACCTACGAGTCCTATCACTTCTCGGACCTCGTGACGTCTTTCGTTTCGCTCGCGGAGAAGACGAAGCCGCCGCTGGATCCCGCGCTGTTCAAGGATAAGGTCGTCTTCATCGGCATGAGCGCGCCGGGCCTGCTCGACAACCATCCCTCCCCGATCGATCCCGTGTTCCCCGGCACGGAGATCGTCGCCGCCGCGGCCGACAACCTGATGCACGGCGACGGGCTGACCCGCGCTCCGCGCGCCTTCGTGCTCGGCCTGGTCGCGCTCGCGCTCGTCCTGGCCGGCGCCTCGTCGCGGCTCTCCTCCCACCTGGGCTGGGCGCTCGGCGTGATGCTCGCCTCGAGCGGGCTGCTCCTCGGCGCGTCCTGCGCCGCCTTCTCGCGGAGGGTCTGGCTCGACCTGGCCTCCCCTCAGCTCGCGCTGTGGCTGGGTTTCGCGGCCGCCTCGGCCTGGAGCTACGCCGTCGAGGGCCGGCAGAAGCGCTACATCCAGGGCGCGTTCTCGTTCTACCTCTCTCCCGAGGTCGTCCGTCAGATCGCGGAGCGTCCCGAGGCCCTCGCGCTCGGCGGCGAGCGCCGCGAGGCGACCTTCTACTTCTCCGACATCGAGGGCTTCACGAGCTTCTCCGAGAAGCTCGGCCCCGAGAAGCTCACCCAGCTGATGAACCGCTACCTGGGCGAGATGACGGAGACCGTGCTCGACTCCGGGGGCACCCTCGACAAGTACATCGGCGACGCGATCATGTCCTTCTGGGGCGCGCCGCTGCCCTGCGAGGGGCACGCTTTGGTCGCCTGCAAGGTCGCGCTCGCCAACCAGAAGAAACTCGCGGGGCTCAAGGCCGAGTTCGACGGCCTGGGCTACC
This region includes:
- a CDS encoding adenylate/guanylate cyclase domain-containing protein yields the protein MPNLTKRLRGLIPLIALLAAVGGLALASRSTEVMQGVELKTLDWRARRFADPSRSDPAIVHVTIDQASLDYFEKDHNAWPWPRDIYVPALSFLKDAGARAVVFDVLFTNAGEVSLDAALGAAVKDAGVVVLAMETDAKADPRRPEAAPARFAAAAGPALAAGAAKRASVRLPIAPLLSGARALGDTKAEADLDGVFRGVPVLVSLGGRLYPTLPAAAAMLATGKTLDELAPRLTDGRLLVRFHGKGLTAKTSPLKTYESYHFSDLVTSFVSLAEKTKPPLDPALFKDKVVFIGMSAPGLLDNHPSPIDPVFPGTEIVAAAADNLMHGDGLTRAPRAFVLGLVALALVLAGASSRLSSHLGWALGVMLASSGLLLGASCAAFSRRVWLDLASPQLALWLGFAAASAWSYAVEGRQKRYIQGAFSFYLSPEVVRQIAERPEALALGGERREATFYFSDIEGFTSFSEKLGPEKLTQLMNRYLGEMTETVLDSGGTLDKYIGDAIMSFWGAPLPCEGHALVACKVALANQKKLAGLKAEFDGLGYPPVRNRIGLNTGPAIIGNMGSPKRFSYTAIGDAVNLASRLEGANKAYGTYILISESTRRGAGAAVEVRELDFVKVKGKSEAIRVYELLGLKGETEPALIEKARLFESGLAAFRSRRFPAAVEIFTSVVDKYGHDHACENYLERCERYLKEPPPADWDGSNALTEK